CATAGACATCAACGGCAAAGAAGCCCTCATTCCCTTACACGAAGACACCATCTTGAAAATAGACAAGAAGAAACAACAGGTAATTGTAGAATTACCTGAAGGCCTGCTTGACATTTATTTAAGCTAATCAGATGGCTGCTCCATACGCTTTTTTAGCCGTGGAACTCTCGGAGGTTGTCAATATAACCGGGAATCTGTCTGTAGTTACACCAACAGCTTTCAGTGTATTACGAGCTTGTATCATATGGCGCTGTTCATGCGCAACCAGGAAACGAAAGACATCTCCTAATTTCAGTTTGATCAAACTGGTTACAGTTATAGGAATTCGTTTAGCATTCAGATTTTTATCTTTTGCTCTATCTAACAGACCTAATAATATTTGCTGTTGCTGAATGAACTCATTTGTTACTTGTTCTACATTCAGACTATTAGGGAAACAATAAGCCTTCATAGCCTTCATCTTGTTCTTTATTACTCGTACATTGCTTGGCTTCATTGTCTTTGTAAAATAATTACCCCAAAAGCCACTCTCAAACCATGCATTACGTGGCGATTTATCCTCCTCTAAGGCTTTTGCTATAGCAGGTAGATAATACCTTCCATAAGCATTCATGTGTTCCAGAATCTGCACTACACTCCACTTCTCTTTATCTATTTGATAAACCAGCTTATTCTTATCTGATGTTCTGATATGCTCGGCAGCCTCTAAAATATGTTGCACATCTTCTTTCAGCTCTGCAATAAGGTCTTCTGTTTTAAACTTAGCCATAATCCAAAATTTTATTCAAGCGATACTGTGGTTTATGCAAAATCTTTGCCTACATCTGAGCGCTTAGATCCGTACTGTGCTCAACAGCTTACTAAACGTTGTAGCGTCCATACCCAGGTAGGACGCCAGATATTTATGAGGAATAAGAT
This genomic interval from Flavisolibacter tropicus contains the following:
- a CDS encoding DinB family protein; translated protein: MAKFKTEDLIAELKEDVQHILEAAEHIRTSDKNKLVYQIDKEKWSVVQILEHMNAYGRYYLPAIAKALEEDKSPRNAWFESGFWGNYFTKTMKPSNVRVIKNKMKAMKAYCFPNSLNVEQVTNEFIQQQQILLGLLDRAKDKNLNAKRIPITVTSLIKLKLGDVFRFLVAHEQRHMIQARNTLKAVGVTTDRFPVILTTSESSTAKKAYGAAI